From a single Microbacterium murale genomic region:
- a CDS encoding MerR family transcriptional regulator: MKLNELALQSGVSTTTLKHWIRVGIMPAGRLRNRTTAVYERRHVDRARLIVVMRDSYRASTAAIRSLTDVIDSDAATLEVMNACQAFALGISEGVASDPDYEVFRERTHELMRRRDWRGYPGAAEQGLAHALAQAATVGLDYDVEELMEYADALEPLAGRNIAALQPDGSRDEVATRMLLAVHARARQLVAVSSLAHAAVSIRSAIDRGVAPADLAKPPGK; this comes from the coding sequence ATGAAGCTCAACGAGCTCGCGCTTCAGAGCGGAGTCAGCACGACGACACTCAAGCACTGGATACGGGTGGGGATCATGCCTGCTGGGCGGCTGCGCAATCGCACCACAGCCGTCTATGAGAGGCGCCACGTCGATCGCGCGCGGCTGATCGTCGTGATGCGCGATTCCTATCGCGCATCGACAGCCGCGATCAGATCACTCACGGATGTGATCGATTCCGACGCGGCCACTCTCGAAGTGATGAACGCCTGTCAGGCGTTCGCGCTCGGAATCTCCGAGGGCGTCGCCTCCGACCCTGACTACGAGGTCTTCCGCGAACGTACGCACGAGCTGATGCGGCGCCGCGACTGGCGCGGTTACCCTGGCGCGGCCGAGCAGGGCCTCGCGCACGCGCTGGCGCAGGCCGCCACGGTCGGTCTGGACTACGACGTCGAAGAGCTCATGGAGTACGCCGATGCGCTCGAGCCGCTCGCGGGGCGGAACATCGCCGCCCTCCAGCCGGATGGATCGCGCGACGAGGTGGCCACGAGGATGCTGCTCGCCGTCCACGCGCGCGCTCGACAGCTCGTCGCGGTGAGCAGTCTTGCGCACGCGGCAGTATCCATCCGCTCTGCGATAGATCGCGGCGTCGCGCCGGCCGACCTCGCGAAGCCTCCCGGAAAGTAG
- a CDS encoding TrkH family potassium uptake protein has protein sequence MVRTDSFARSRRPKQRNLAPARAIATGFGAAIVIGTLLLMLPISSASGRWTGLVDALFTSTSAVCVTGLIVVDTAVYWSPFGKVVILLLIQLGGLGIMLFASLIGLALARKLSVRSRVIAGTETKTTGGGDMKRVATGILVTTLVIEAAVAVLLFARFTMGYGYEPVRAAWHAVFHAVSSFNNAGFALYTDSLMGFVSDPWICLPICAAIILGGLGFPVLRQLRKEFRRPLHWTMNTRIVLWATIGLLVLGTVYVVAIEWHNPETLGALDPGSRILAGFFHAVQSRTAGFNSVDTSQLHDETWLGTDVLMFIGGGPAGTAGGIKVTTFAVLFFIMYTELRGGTAVNVFGKRLSRAVHREAITVVLVALGAVMSAVIAILAITDLDLDRVLFEVVSAFGTVGMSTGITADLPVAAQLILILLMFLGRLGPLTLGSALALRERATAYELPKERPAIG, from the coding sequence GTGGTTCGAACCGACTCCTTCGCGCGCTCGCGTCGCCCGAAGCAGCGGAACCTCGCCCCCGCACGGGCGATAGCCACCGGATTCGGTGCCGCGATCGTGATCGGCACCCTCCTGCTGATGCTGCCGATCTCTTCAGCGAGTGGCAGATGGACCGGTCTGGTCGACGCGCTGTTCACCTCGACATCCGCCGTATGCGTCACGGGACTCATCGTCGTCGACACGGCGGTCTACTGGAGTCCGTTCGGCAAGGTCGTGATCCTGCTGCTCATCCAGCTCGGCGGGCTCGGGATCATGCTGTTCGCCTCGCTCATCGGCCTCGCGCTGGCTCGCAAGTTGTCCGTGCGCTCGCGCGTCATCGCCGGCACGGAGACCAAGACGACCGGCGGCGGAGACATGAAGCGCGTCGCGACCGGCATCCTGGTGACGACCCTGGTGATCGAGGCCGCCGTCGCCGTGCTCCTGTTCGCCCGTTTCACGATGGGCTACGGCTACGAGCCCGTTCGCGCCGCATGGCACGCGGTGTTCCACGCGGTCTCGTCATTCAACAATGCCGGTTTCGCGCTGTACACCGACAGCTTGATGGGATTCGTCTCCGATCCGTGGATCTGCCTTCCGATCTGCGCCGCGATCATCCTCGGTGGTCTCGGGTTCCCGGTGCTTCGTCAGCTGCGCAAGGAGTTCCGTCGGCCGCTGCACTGGACGATGAACACTCGCATCGTCCTGTGGGCGACGATCGGACTGCTCGTTCTCGGCACGGTCTACGTCGTGGCGATCGAGTGGCACAACCCTGAGACCCTTGGCGCTCTCGACCCCGGCTCCCGGATCCTGGCGGGCTTCTTCCACGCTGTCCAGTCCCGCACTGCGGGCTTCAACTCCGTCGACACGTCTCAGCTGCACGACGAGACGTGGCTCGGCACCGACGTCCTGATGTTCATCGGCGGAGGACCAGCCGGAACCGCAGGCGGGATAAAGGTCACGACCTTCGCCGTGCTGTTCTTCATCATGTACACCGAGCTTCGCGGCGGCACCGCCGTGAACGTGTTCGGCAAGCGCCTGTCGCGCGCAGTCCACCGCGAGGCGATCACGGTGGTGCTGGTCGCCCTTGGCGCTGTGATGTCAGCGGTGATCGCCATTCTCGCCATCACGGATCTCGACCTCGATCGAGTGCTGTTCGAGGTGGTGTCCGCGTTCGGAACGGTGGGGATGTCGACCGGAATCACGGCGGACCTTCCGGTAGCTGCTCAGCTCATACTGATACTGCTCATGTTCCTCGGGCGAC
- a CDS encoding carbohydrate ABC transporter permease, translated as MTLTAPPKERRDTASAQQTDAPPRPSWRHRLSRFDQNASPYAYVAPFFLLFGLVGLFPLVYTVYVAVHEWDLLKGEGDFVGFGNFIEILGDSMFWNSIFNTLSIFLLSAIPQLSVALLVAYLLDRGLRAPTIWRMSVLIPFVVTPVAVAIIFSSIFNEADGLANNLLNLIGIVDQEWKHNTFLSHVAVAVMVNFRWTGYNALILLAAMQAVPRDLYESAAIDGAGPARRFFSITIPTIRPTLIFVIITATIGGLQIFAEPRLFDVSTAGGIGGSDRQFQTTVLFLWELAFFRRNLGEASAVAILLFLLIVGIGVINFLLSRRIATGSAPRSGRAVRRRTRKSTASADNTQEEAR; from the coding sequence ATGACTCTCACCGCTCCGCCGAAGGAGCGCCGGGACACGGCATCCGCACAGCAGACGGATGCCCCGCCGAGGCCTTCCTGGCGCCACCGTCTCTCGCGATTCGACCAGAATGCCTCGCCGTACGCCTACGTCGCGCCCTTCTTCCTGTTGTTCGGTCTCGTCGGGCTGTTCCCGCTGGTGTACACGGTGTACGTCGCCGTGCACGAGTGGGACCTGCTCAAGGGCGAAGGCGACTTCGTCGGCTTCGGCAACTTCATCGAGATCCTCGGCGACTCGATGTTCTGGAACTCGATCTTCAACACGCTGAGCATCTTCCTGCTCTCCGCGATCCCGCAGCTGTCGGTCGCCCTGCTGGTCGCCTACCTGCTCGATCGGGGACTCCGCGCCCCGACCATCTGGCGGATGAGCGTGCTCATCCCGTTCGTGGTCACCCCGGTCGCGGTCGCCATCATCTTCTCCAGCATCTTCAATGAGGCCGACGGCCTCGCCAACAACCTGCTGAACCTGATCGGCATCGTCGATCAGGAGTGGAAGCACAACACGTTCCTCTCTCACGTCGCGGTCGCAGTCATGGTGAACTTCCGCTGGACCGGCTACAACGCACTCATCCTTCTCGCCGCGATGCAGGCGGTGCCACGTGACCTGTACGAATCGGCCGCGATCGACGGGGCGGGGCCTGCAAGACGGTTCTTCTCGATCACGATTCCCACGATCCGCCCGACGCTGATCTTCGTGATCATCACCGCGACGATCGGCGGTCTGCAGATCTTCGCCGAGCCGCGACTGTTCGATGTGTCGACGGCCGGAGGCATCGGTGGCAGCGACCGGCAGTTCCAGACCACTGTGCTCTTCCTGTGGGAACTCGCGTTCTTCCGCAGGAACCTCGGCGAAGCATCCGCAGTCGCCATCCTCCTGTTCCTGCTCATCGTCGGGATCGGCGTGATCAACTTCCTGCTCTCCCGGCGGATCGCCACCGGATCCGCACCCAGGAGCGGCCGTGCCGTCAGGCGTCGAACCCGCAAGAGCACCGCGTCCGCCGACAACACTCAGGAGGAGGCGCGATGA
- a CDS encoding DUF1761 domain-containing protein, producing MIPEINYWAVLLAMISSMIVGSIWYTPKVFGTRWAKLANVDMSGSAKSAVWPIVTTLIVSFVTAWVLAGASAIAWHFYEGSFFVSAVVTSILLWAGFTAARFITHDAFEGRPTALTTMNIAHELVTLVIMAVLIGVWPPAGI from the coding sequence ATGATTCCGGAGATCAACTACTGGGCGGTGCTGCTGGCCATGATCTCGAGCATGATCGTCGGATCGATCTGGTACACCCCGAAGGTGTTCGGCACTCGCTGGGCGAAGCTCGCGAATGTCGACATGAGCGGCTCCGCGAAGAGCGCCGTCTGGCCGATCGTCACCACATTGATCGTGAGTTTCGTGACCGCATGGGTGCTCGCCGGAGCATCCGCCATCGCCTGGCACTTCTACGAGGGCTCGTTCTTCGTATCCGCAGTGGTGACGTCGATACTGCTGTGGGCGGGATTCACCGCGGCACGGTTCATCACTCACGACGCCTTCGAGGGGCGCCCGACTGCGCTCACCACCATGAACATCGCGCACGAGCTGGTCACGCTCGTGATCATGGCCGTGCTCATCGGCGTGTGGCCTCCGGCCGGGATCTGA
- a CDS encoding 2-hydroxyacid dehydrogenase: protein MSLFVTVPTARLAESIGPLPEGVELEVWDLASPAPREKIDLVVPPYMGGSSALEALEGLDVGLVQSQSIGYEGIGEKLPAGIPFANAASVHETSTAEIALALTLAAQRQFPRFVLAQQNGEWAPAFAESLADRRVLLVGFGGVGEAIALRLEPFEVELTVVARTARPVWHERLGRVQVHAIDELAELLPNAEVVVLALPGGDETRHLFDDEMLAFLPDGALLVNVGRGTLVDTDALVRQNGRIRAALDVMDPEPLPAEHPLWKTEGVLISPHVGGASTAMNPRIAKLIRKQIERMLRGEAPVNVVLDGS, encoded by the coding sequence GTGAGTCTCTTCGTCACCGTTCCCACTGCCCGCCTGGCCGAGAGCATCGGCCCGCTCCCCGAGGGCGTCGAGCTCGAGGTCTGGGATCTCGCATCCCCCGCACCGCGAGAGAAGATCGACCTCGTGGTACCGCCGTACATGGGCGGATCGTCGGCGTTGGAGGCATTGGAGGGGCTCGATGTCGGACTGGTGCAGAGCCAATCGATCGGTTACGAAGGCATCGGGGAGAAGTTGCCCGCCGGCATCCCGTTCGCAAATGCGGCCAGCGTGCATGAGACCTCGACCGCGGAGATCGCCCTCGCACTGACACTGGCCGCGCAGCGGCAGTTCCCCCGATTCGTGCTCGCCCAGCAGAACGGCGAATGGGCACCGGCCTTCGCCGAGAGCCTCGCAGATCGACGCGTGCTGCTGGTCGGCTTCGGCGGCGTCGGCGAGGCGATCGCCCTGCGCCTTGAGCCGTTCGAGGTCGAGCTGACCGTCGTCGCCCGCACCGCCCGCCCGGTCTGGCACGAGCGGCTCGGACGCGTGCAGGTGCACGCCATAGACGAGCTCGCCGAGCTGCTCCCGAACGCCGAGGTCGTCGTGCTCGCGCTGCCCGGTGGTGACGAGACCCGCCACCTCTTCGACGACGAGATGCTCGCGTTCCTGCCCGACGGCGCGCTGCTCGTCAACGTCGGTCGCGGCACCCTCGTCGACACCGACGCGCTCGTACGCCAGAACGGACGCATCCGCGCCGCGCTCGACGTGATGGATCCGGAACCGCTCCCGGCGGAGCATCCGCTCTGGAAGACCGAGGGCGTGCTCATCTCGCCGCACGTCGGCGGAGCCTCGACTGCGATGAACCCGCGCATCGCGAAACTCATCCGCAAGCAGATCGAGCGGATGCTGCGCGGCGAGGCCCCGGTGAACGTCGTGCTCGACGGCTCCTGA
- a CDS encoding glycoside hydrolase family 13 protein: MTELEQFAAPGAEWWRSAVIYQIYPRSFADASGDGIGDLPGITSRLDSLKELGVDAIWLSPFMTSPQKDAGYDVADYRDVDPIFGTLADFDEMIAQAHARGIRLIVDLVPNHSSDQHVWFQEALKAGPGSRERARYVFRDGKGENGEIPPNNWESVFGGGMWERVTEADGSPGQWYLHIFDPTQPDFDWTNEEVKEEFRSVLRFWLDRGVDGFRVDVAHGMVKEAGLPDYAPVADADSMGGGEDSVPYWGQDGVHDIYRDWHEVLAEYDGDRALCGEAWLPTLKQTALWVRPDEMHQTFNFPYMMTSWDAKALGDVIRESLTEFGGVGAPSTWVLSNHDVVRHASRLALTADNPQGEGIGPKSPGKPDAVVGLARARAATTVMLALPGSSYLYQGEELGLPEAMEIPDEFRQDPTWFRTNGKRYGRDGCRVPIPWEADAPAFGFNTTGDAWLPQPAEWATFARDAEEADATSTLNLYKQLLQLRRERSLGTGSLVWEDLGASAVAFRRGDLHVAVNIGTEPLDLGDGVTFVVQSQPFDGAALPVDHAAWYTKA; the protein is encoded by the coding sequence ATGACAGAGCTTGAACAGTTCGCCGCCCCCGGAGCAGAGTGGTGGCGCAGCGCCGTCATCTACCAGATCTACCCGCGCTCGTTCGCGGATGCGTCCGGCGACGGCATCGGAGACCTTCCTGGCATCACGAGCCGCCTCGATTCGCTGAAGGAACTGGGCGTCGACGCGATCTGGTTGAGCCCGTTCATGACGAGCCCCCAGAAGGATGCCGGCTACGACGTGGCCGACTACCGAGACGTCGACCCGATCTTCGGCACCCTCGCCGACTTCGATGAGATGATCGCGCAGGCCCACGCCCGCGGTATCCGCCTCATCGTCGATCTCGTCCCCAATCACTCCTCCGATCAGCACGTCTGGTTCCAGGAGGCGCTCAAGGCCGGACCGGGCAGCCGCGAGCGGGCCCGTTACGTTTTCCGCGACGGCAAGGGCGAGAACGGCGAGATCCCCCCGAACAACTGGGAGAGCGTCTTCGGCGGCGGCATGTGGGAGCGCGTCACCGAGGCCGATGGCTCCCCCGGCCAGTGGTACCTGCACATCTTCGACCCGACACAGCCCGACTTCGACTGGACGAACGAGGAAGTGAAGGAGGAGTTCCGTTCCGTGCTGCGCTTCTGGCTCGACCGTGGCGTCGACGGCTTCCGCGTGGACGTCGCCCACGGCATGGTCAAGGAGGCCGGCCTTCCCGACTACGCCCCTGTCGCAGATGCCGACTCCATGGGCGGCGGCGAGGACAGCGTGCCGTACTGGGGTCAGGACGGCGTGCACGACATATACCGCGACTGGCATGAGGTGCTAGCGGAGTACGACGGCGACCGCGCCCTGTGCGGCGAGGCCTGGCTGCCGACGCTCAAGCAGACAGCGCTCTGGGTGCGTCCTGACGAGATGCACCAGACGTTCAACTTCCCGTACATGATGACCTCCTGGGACGCGAAAGCCCTCGGCGATGTCATCCGCGAATCGCTCACGGAGTTCGGCGGCGTAGGCGCCCCGAGCACATGGGTGCTCTCGAACCATGACGTCGTCCGACACGCTTCACGCCTCGCGCTGACGGCCGACAACCCGCAGGGCGAGGGCATCGGCCCGAAGTCGCCCGGCAAGCCCGATGCGGTCGTCGGTCTCGCCCGCGCACGCGCCGCGACGACCGTGATGCTCGCGCTTCCCGGCTCGTCGTACCTCTACCAGGGTGAGGAGCTCGGCCTCCCGGAAGCCATGGAGATTCCCGACGAGTTCCGCCAGGACCCGACATGGTTCCGCACGAACGGCAAGCGGTACGGCCGCGACGGGTGTCGCGTGCCGATCCCGTGGGAGGCGGATGCACCGGCCTTCGGCTTCAACACCACCGGTGACGCATGGCTGCCGCAGCCGGCGGAGTGGGCGACGTTCGCGCGCGATGCGGAAGAGGCGGATGCCACATCCACCCTCAACCTGTACAAGCAGCTGCTCCAGCTGCGGCGCGAGCGCTCGCTGGGCACGGGTTCGCTGGTGTGGGAAGACCTGGGTGCATCGGCAGTCGCGTTCCGCCGCGGCGACCTGCACGTGGCTGTCAACATCGGCACCGAGCCGCTGGATCTCGGCGACGGCGTCACATTCGTCGTGCAGAGCCAGCCCTTCGACGGCGCCGCTCTGCCGGTCGATCATGCCGCCTGGTACACCAAGGCCTGA
- the purS gene encoding phosphoribosylformylglycinamidine synthase subunit PurS, with translation MPTIVVDVMPKSELLDPQGKAVSGAFARLGVEGFSDVRIGKRFELTVDGEVTDAVLAEVKKLADDVLSNAVIEDVVGIEVVQ, from the coding sequence ATGCCCACCATCGTCGTCGACGTCATGCCCAAGTCCGAACTGCTCGACCCGCAGGGGAAGGCCGTGTCCGGCGCTTTCGCACGGTTGGGCGTAGAGGGCTTCAGCGATGTGCGCATCGGCAAGCGCTTCGAGCTCACGGTCGACGGCGAGGTCACGGATGCCGTGCTCGCCGAGGTCAAGAAGCTCGCAGACGACGTGCTCTCCAACGCGGTCATCGAGGACGTCGTCGGCATCGAGGTCGTCCAGTGA
- a CDS encoding LacI family DNA-binding transcriptional regulator — MVSIDEVARLAGVSTATVSRALSGRGHVSAASRDRVLVAAQTLGYVVSSRASSLASGRTRNIGVVVPFLDRWFFSTVLSGVSSALMRQGYDITLYNITADKDVRRNVFDTALRRQRVDAVIAVSIELDEAETTQLLELGLPIIAIGGPNPQLDTLTVDDGAVAQLATEHLLSLGHTAIAHIGANPEFDIDFHIPTQRRLGFEKALADAGITPKPAFIEPADFTVEGGYRAAKQLLGRPGRRPTAVFAASDEMAIGAVLAARDLGFRVPEDLSIIGIDGHELGEFFQLTTVDQFPLGQGERAAAAVLAKLEDAVPAAPPGALPFELLVRGTTARV, encoded by the coding sequence ATGGTGAGCATCGATGAGGTCGCGCGACTGGCCGGCGTCTCCACGGCGACGGTCTCGCGCGCTCTCAGCGGTCGGGGGCACGTGTCTGCGGCGTCCCGCGACCGCGTGCTCGTCGCGGCGCAGACGCTCGGCTACGTCGTCTCGTCGCGCGCCTCGTCACTCGCCTCGGGTCGCACGCGCAACATCGGCGTGGTCGTACCGTTCCTTGACCGCTGGTTCTTCAGCACGGTGCTCTCGGGAGTCTCGAGCGCCCTGATGCGCCAGGGCTACGACATCACGCTGTACAACATCACGGCCGACAAGGACGTTCGACGCAACGTCTTCGACACGGCGTTGAGGCGCCAGCGGGTGGATGCCGTGATCGCCGTGTCGATCGAACTCGATGAGGCCGAGACGACCCAGCTCCTCGAACTCGGACTCCCCATCATCGCGATCGGCGGACCGAATCCGCAGCTCGACACCCTGACGGTGGACGACGGCGCAGTCGCGCAGCTTGCGACCGAGCACCTGCTCAGCCTCGGCCACACCGCCATCGCGCACATCGGAGCGAACCCGGAATTCGACATCGACTTCCACATCCCCACCCAGCGTCGGCTCGGCTTCGAGAAGGCCCTGGCGGATGCCGGTATCACACCGAAGCCCGCGTTCATCGAGCCTGCGGATTTCACCGTCGAGGGCGGTTATCGCGCCGCCAAGCAGCTGCTCGGCAGGCCGGGGCGTCGGCCGACAGCCGTGTTCGCGGCATCCGATGAGATGGCGATCGGCGCGGTGCTCGCCGCGCGCGATCTCGGTTTCCGCGTGCCGGAGGACCTCTCGATCATCGGCATCGATGGCCACGAGCTGGGCGAGTTCTTCCAGCTCACCACCGTCGACCAGTTCCCGTTGGGCCAGGGCGAGCGCGCGGCCGCCGCTGTGCTGGCGAAACTCGAGGATGCCGTGCCTGCCGCTCCTCCGGGAGCGCTGCCGTTTGAGCTCCTCGTCCGCGGGACGACCGCGCGGGTCTGA
- a CDS encoding adenine phosphoribosyltransferase — MPSAELSPALTRAASLIRSIPDYPEPGILFRDITPLLADAEALRVTTEAIIEPFAGQFDVIAGIEARGFLIASAAAISAGVGLIPIRKAGKLPRPAASVDYALEYGTATIEMHDDLPAGSRVLLIDDVLATGGTLAAGRQLIEQLGSHVAGISVLFEIDGLGGRDLIGDLHTVFHSA; from the coding sequence GTGCCGTCCGCCGAACTCTCCCCCGCTCTCACCCGCGCCGCATCGCTGATCCGCAGCATCCCGGACTACCCCGAACCCGGCATCCTGTTCCGCGACATCACGCCACTGCTGGCGGATGCAGAGGCGCTACGCGTCACGACCGAGGCGATCATCGAGCCTTTCGCCGGGCAGTTCGACGTCATCGCCGGAATCGAGGCGCGCGGATTCCTGATCGCGAGCGCCGCAGCGATATCGGCCGGCGTCGGGCTCATCCCGATCCGCAAGGCGGGCAAGCTGCCTCGACCCGCAGCATCCGTCGACTACGCCCTCGAGTACGGCACCGCGACGATCGAGATGCACGATGACCTGCCTGCCGGCTCACGCGTCCTCTTGATCGATGACGTGCTCGCAACCGGTGGAACTCTCGCCGCCGGACGCCAGCTGATCGAGCAGCTGGGTTCGCACGTCGCCGGCATCTCGGTGCTGTTCGAGATCGACGGCCTCGGCGGACGCGACCTCATCGGTGACCTGCACACGGTCTTCCACTCGGCCTGA
- the purQ gene encoding phosphoribosylformylglycinamidine synthase subunit PurQ, with protein MTVRIGVITWPGSLDDRDAQRAVRLAGGEPVALWHGSHDLAGVDALVLPGGFSYGDYLRAGAIAALSPIMTEVKDAAAKGMPILGICNGFQMLVEAHLLPGGLIRNDHQHFVRRDQKLKVENAGTAWTGGFTAGQEITIPLKNADGGYIASEETLDRIEGEGLVAFRYAGVNPNGSLRDIAGLTNTAGNVVGLMPHPEHATEAGFGPNTSDAMRSGTDGLAFFTSAIAAVSRVAA; from the coding sequence GTGACGGTCCGCATCGGCGTCATCACCTGGCCGGGTTCGCTCGACGACCGCGACGCCCAGCGAGCGGTCCGCCTCGCCGGCGGCGAGCCCGTCGCCCTCTGGCATGGCTCGCACGATCTCGCCGGCGTGGACGCACTCGTACTGCCGGGTGGGTTCAGCTACGGCGACTACCTGCGCGCCGGCGCGATCGCAGCGCTGTCGCCGATCATGACCGAGGTGAAAGATGCCGCGGCCAAGGGCATGCCGATACTCGGCATCTGCAACGGTTTCCAGATGCTCGTCGAGGCGCACCTGCTGCCGGGCGGCCTGATCCGCAACGATCACCAGCACTTCGTGCGTCGCGACCAGAAACTGAAGGTGGAGAACGCCGGCACGGCCTGGACCGGCGGATTCACCGCGGGCCAGGAGATCACCATCCCGCTGAAGAACGCCGACGGCGGATACATCGCCTCGGAGGAGACGCTGGATCGTATCGAAGGCGAAGGCCTGGTCGCGTTCCGCTACGCGGGCGTGAACCCGAACGGCTCACTGCGCGACATCGCCGGCCTCACGAATACTGCAGGCAACGTCGTCGGCCTCATGCCGCACCCTGAGCACGCGACCGAGGCCGGCTTCGGCCCGAACACCTCCGACGCCATGCGCTCCGGCACCGACGGCCTCGCGTTCTTCACGAGCGCGATCGCCGCCGTCAGCCGCGTTGCCGCCTAG
- a CDS encoding ABC transporter substrate-binding protein: MNTRARRRILTTAAVASVSALALAGCSAGADGDTSGGSADGDITLTVTTFGTFGYEDLYEQYEEENPNITIEATNIDTGGNARTDAFTKIAAGSGLSDIVAVEEGWLGAIMEVSDTFVDLRDYGIEDRKDDWVDWKYAQGTDAEGRVIGYGTDIGPSGICYNGAAFEAAGLPSDRESVAELLNGDWENYFTVGADYTAKTGKAWYDHSGFVWNSMVNQLDEGYYTVDGELNVEGNAELKERFEMLGAATEGGQSAAQAAWDWNGGKSFVDGTFATFVCPGWMLGTIQGQVEAGGGDASTGWDFADVFPGGAANWGGAFLSVPESSEHKEAAAALADWLTQPEQQVKQSEAAGNFPSTVEAQEELAAAAAPNEFFNDAPTGAILAERAKGVVAQFKGADDSVIQENVFGPALSSLDRGETDTKGAWDQAIKLLDELVG; this comes from the coding sequence GTGAACACACGCGCCCGCCGACGGATCCTGACGACAGCAGCCGTCGCATCCGTCTCCGCTCTCGCCCTGGCCGGCTGTTCAGCCGGCGCAGACGGCGACACCTCCGGCGGCAGCGCCGATGGCGACATCACGCTGACTGTCACCACGTTCGGAACCTTCGGTTACGAAGACCTCTACGAGCAGTACGAGGAGGAGAACCCGAACATCACGATCGAGGCGACGAACATCGACACCGGTGGCAACGCACGCACCGATGCCTTCACCAAGATCGCCGCCGGCTCCGGCCTCAGCGACATCGTCGCCGTCGAAGAAGGCTGGCTCGGCGCGATCATGGAGGTCTCCGACACCTTCGTCGATCTGCGCGACTACGGCATCGAGGACCGCAAGGACGACTGGGTCGACTGGAAGTACGCCCAGGGAACCGACGCCGAGGGTCGCGTGATCGGCTACGGCACCGATATCGGCCCGAGTGGCATCTGCTACAACGGTGCGGCCTTCGAGGCCGCCGGGCTGCCCAGCGACCGCGAGTCCGTCGCGGAGCTGCTCAACGGCGACTGGGAGAACTACTTCACCGTCGGCGCCGACTACACGGCGAAGACCGGCAAGGCCTGGTACGACCACTCCGGCTTCGTCTGGAACTCGATGGTCAACCAGCTCGACGAGGGCTATTACACCGTGGACGGTGAGCTGAACGTCGAGGGCAACGCCGAGCTCAAGGAACGCTTCGAGATGCTCGGAGCAGCGACCGAGGGCGGCCAGTCCGCCGCGCAGGCGGCGTGGGACTGGAACGGCGGCAAGTCGTTCGTCGACGGCACCTTCGCGACGTTCGTCTGCCCCGGCTGGATGCTGGGAACCATTCAGGGTCAGGTCGAAGCAGGCGGCGGCGACGCTTCGACGGGCTGGGACTTCGCCGATGTCTTCCCCGGAGGTGCAGCCAACTGGGGCGGCGCATTCCTCTCCGTCCCGGAGAGCTCTGAGCACAAGGAGGCGGCAGCGGCTCTCGCCGACTGGCTGACGCAACCCGAGCAGCAGGTCAAGCAGTCCGAGGCCGCTGGCAACTTCCCGTCGACCGTCGAGGCGCAGGAAGAGCTCGCTGCCGCCGCGGCACCGAACGAGTTCTTCAACGACGCTCCCACCGGCGCCATCCTCGCCGAGCGGGCGAAGGGCGTCGTCGCCCAGTTCAAGGGTGCCGATGACTCGGTCATCCAGGAGAACGTCTTCGGCCCGGCACTGAGCAGCCTCGACCGGGGCGAGACAGACACCAAGGGCGCCTGGGATCAGGCGATCAAGCTCCTGGACGAGCTCGTCGGCTGA